From Thermogladius calderae 1633, a single genomic window includes:
- a CDS encoding tRNA (cytidine(56)-2'-O)-methyltransferase, producing the protein MVEIYVLRLGHRPGRDKRVTTHVGLVARSFGANGIVIGDVVDESVARSLRKVVDLWGGPFEVIMGVNSVEYVKKWKSRGIVVHLTMYGLHVDNVIDEIRGSGKDLLVVVGAEKVPRIFYELADYNVAIGHQPHSEVAALAVFLDRYYKGEELHRKFSGAKLTVVPTPRGKKVLRIGDRESRERGAQGGQAR; encoded by the coding sequence ATGGTCGAGATCTACGTGCTGAGACTAGGCCACAGGCCCGGGAGAGACAAAAGAGTCACTACGCACGTGGGTCTTGTCGCGAGGTCTTTCGGGGCTAACGGGATAGTTATTGGTGACGTTGTAGACGAAAGTGTTGCGAGGTCTCTTAGAAAAGTAGTGGATCTGTGGGGCGGCCCTTTTGAAGTCATCATGGGCGTGAACTCTGTTGAGTACGTTAAGAAGTGGAAGTCACGGGGGATTGTAGTTCATTTGACAATGTACGGTTTACACGTCGACAACGTTATAGACGAGATCAGGGGGTCGGGTAAAGACCTGTTGGTCGTGGTAGGCGCCGAGAAAGTCCCAAGAATATTCTACGAGCTTGCCGACTACAACGTGGCTATAGGTCACCAGCCGCACTCCGAGGTCGCCGCACTCGCCGTGTTCCTAGATAGGTATTATAAGGGAGAAGAACTACATAGGAAATTTAGTGGAGCAAAACTAACAGTAGTACCGACCCCTAGAGGCAAAAAGGTGTTAAGAATTGGCGACAGAGAGAGCCGTGAGCGGGGCGCCCAGGGAGGACAAGCTCGTTGA
- a CDS encoding multiprotein bridging factor aMBF1: MPCYCEICGREVLNERDCRKVVIEGSILHVCPDCYRKLVSSGKAKPYVEESKKPLVVTSQSKRVVTGASRGFGEEFEIVEDYAKRIREARERLGWTQAVLASKIKESENTIKRIESGRLKPSLELARRLEKVLGIKLIERTAEEPLQTGKGDEDYFTVGDLIRVSKK, from the coding sequence ATGCCTTGTTACTGCGAGATATGCGGGAGAGAAGTACTAAATGAGAGAGACTGCAGAAAGGTCGTTATCGAGGGCTCTATCTTACATGTCTGCCCCGACTGCTACCGCAAGCTTGTCAGTAGTGGTAAGGCAAAACCCTATGTTGAAGAGAGTAAGAAGCCGCTGGTCGTTACTTCCCAGAGTAAGAGAGTTGTGACAGGGGCTAGTAGAGGGTTTGGAGAGGAGTTCGAGATCGTAGAGGACTATGCCAAGAGGATCAGGGAGGCTCGCGAGAGACTCGGCTGGACGCAGGCTGTGCTAGCCTCTAAGATAAAAGAGAGCGAGAACACTATTAAGAGAATAGAGTCGGGCAGGCTTAAACCCAGCTTAGAACTAGCCAGGAGACTGGAGAAGGTGCTGGGTATCAAATTGATCGAGAGAACTGCCGAGGAGCCGTTGCAAACAGGAAAGGGGGATGAAGACTACTTTACCGTAGGTGACCTCATTAGAGTGAGCAAGAAGTGA
- the trxB gene encoding thioredoxin-disulfide reductase codes for MSFKLKIVPIKAPTREEVYDVVVVGGGPAGLTAALYSARYELKTVVVTKLVGGYVTEATIVDDYPGLPDIPGEELVNKFVNHVKKYNVPIIQDEVVDMYRKDKLWCVKTVSEKELCGYAVIIAVGSEKRKLNVKGEEEFSGRGVSYCATCDGPLFKDKVVAVVGGGNSALTSAIYLASLASKVYIIHRRDEFRAFKVYVEKAMNNPKIEILKNSVVKEIIGDTRVRAVRIENRATGEEKVIEVDGVFVEIGLKPPREFFEKIGLEVDETGHAVVKVDRSTNLEGVFVAGDAAGGPYKYRFEQIITAAADGAIAADAAFKYILSVKKT; via the coding sequence ATGAGCTTCAAGCTCAAGATCGTGCCCATTAAAGCACCCACTAGAGAAGAGGTGTACGACGTTGTGGTCGTAGGCGGGGGCCCCGCCGGTTTAACGGCTGCTCTCTACTCGGCTAGGTACGAACTAAAGACCGTGGTTGTAACAAAACTAGTGGGCGGATACGTTACCGAGGCGACTATCGTCGACGACTACCCCGGACTACCCGACATACCGGGAGAAGAGCTAGTAAACAAGTTTGTTAACCACGTGAAGAAGTACAACGTCCCGATCATTCAAGACGAAGTCGTAGACATGTACAGGAAGGACAAGCTATGGTGTGTAAAGACGGTCAGTGAGAAAGAGCTGTGCGGGTACGCCGTGATTATAGCGGTGGGTAGCGAGAAGAGGAAGCTTAACGTGAAGGGAGAGGAGGAGTTCAGTGGTAGAGGAGTGTCCTACTGCGCCACGTGCGACGGCCCTTTGTTCAAGGACAAGGTCGTGGCAGTGGTTGGTGGGGGTAACTCGGCGCTGACGTCAGCGATATACCTCGCCTCGCTGGCCTCAAAGGTATACATAATCCACAGGAGAGACGAGTTCAGGGCTTTCAAGGTTTATGTGGAGAAGGCCATGAACAACCCTAAGATAGAGATCTTGAAGAACAGCGTAGTTAAAGAGATAATTGGTGACACTCGTGTACGCGCGGTGAGAATAGAGAACAGGGCTACCGGAGAGGAGAAAGTGATCGAGGTAGACGGGGTCTTCGTCGAGATAGGGTTAAAGCCCCCACGCGAGTTCTTCGAGAAGATCGGGCTAGAGGTAGACGAAACAGGGCATGCTGTCGTCAAAGTTGACAGGTCGACAAACTTGGAAGGCGTGTTCGTGGCCGGCGACGCGGCTGGTGGGCCCTACAAGTACAGGTTCGAGCAGATAATAACCGCTGCCGCCGACGGGGCTATAGCGGCTGACGCTGCGTTCAAGTACATCTTGTCAGTGAAGAAAACGTGA
- a CDS encoding RecB-family nuclease produces the protein MVYVGLYSPTSVQRVVDFVKTVYAFSQKAQIAPVIVKPIGAAAQIGIPEAFKVSVKLNKPFMVFPELGDALELLRPSEAYFYSDEGAELDAPQIRQVQNGNLLIVFPSGESEPSKKELTGLKLVRLKDVPSQLPALALLSIFMYKVFYQVT, from the coding sequence ATGGTCTACGTAGGACTGTACAGTCCCACGAGTGTTCAGAGAGTGGTCGACTTCGTGAAGACGGTCTACGCGTTTTCGCAAAAAGCACAGATAGCGCCCGTTATAGTCAAGCCTATTGGGGCAGCCGCCCAAATAGGGATTCCCGAGGCGTTCAAGGTATCGGTTAAGCTTAACAAGCCTTTCATGGTCTTCCCCGAGCTCGGCGACGCGCTAGAGCTCCTAAGACCAAGCGAAGCGTACTTTTATAGCGATGAAGGAGCCGAACTAGACGCGCCCCAGATACGCCAAGTCCAGAACGGAAACCTGCTGATAGTATTCCCGTCGGGTGAAAGCGAGCCGAGCAAAAAAGAGCTGACCGGGCTGAAGCTCGTCAGGTTAAAGGACGTCCCTTCTCAACTACCAGCATTAGCCTTGCTGTCTATATTCATGTATAAAGTATTCTACCAGGTCACGTAG
- the hflX gene encoding GTPase HflX — protein MKTGKVAVFIPSKYRDFVDEELSLVKTVYGVVDQVHFVKRPNPRTYIQQDKLKELAENPPDKLVVMDILRPSQVTNILREVKTEVVDRVLLILEVFAQHAGSREALLQIELARIKHMLPLVRDFIRKSKLGELAGYLGPGRYGYEKYYTFLRRREGRIRREIEEIRRVREVRRERRVREGVPHVAIAGYTCAGKTTLFNALTGKNMPVGPEPFTTLSPKTAKLDIDGVHMVVTDTVGFIRDLPPEITEAFYATLEEVTAADLIVLVVDSSKPLKRVISEVDSSLKIFNDIGVHGKPIIIALNKIDLINVNGVEELVRELSKSAVNATRIVPISAEKRINLDALKREIVGVFKGT, from the coding sequence GTGAAGACGGGGAAAGTAGCCGTCTTTATACCCAGTAAATACCGCGACTTCGTTGATGAAGAGCTGAGCCTCGTCAAGACTGTCTATGGAGTCGTAGACCAGGTCCACTTCGTCAAGAGGCCCAACCCTAGGACTTACATTCAACAAGACAAGCTCAAGGAACTAGCAGAGAACCCGCCCGACAAGCTCGTGGTCATGGACATACTGAGGCCAAGCCAGGTGACGAACATACTTAGAGAGGTGAAGACGGAGGTTGTCGACAGAGTTCTACTAATACTCGAGGTATTCGCTCAACACGCCGGCAGTAGAGAGGCTCTCCTACAGATAGAGCTCGCGAGGATCAAACACATGCTCCCACTCGTGAGAGACTTCATCAGGAAGTCCAAGCTGGGCGAGCTAGCCGGGTATCTTGGACCTGGCAGGTACGGCTACGAGAAGTATTACACTTTTCTCAGAAGAAGGGAGGGCCGTATAAGAAGAGAGATCGAGGAGATCAGGAGGGTGAGAGAGGTCAGGAGAGAGAGGAGGGTAAGAGAGGGAGTCCCCCACGTAGCGATTGCAGGCTATACGTGTGCTGGTAAGACCACTCTATTCAACGCCTTAACCGGGAAGAACATGCCCGTAGGACCCGAACCTTTCACCACTCTGAGCCCGAAGACCGCGAAACTGGATATTGACGGGGTTCACATGGTTGTGACGGATACCGTCGGTTTCATAAGGGATCTGCCGCCCGAGATCACCGAGGCGTTCTACGCAACACTCGAAGAGGTAACAGCCGCCGACTTGATCGTCCTTGTCGTGGACTCATCAAAGCCTTTAAAGAGAGTTATTAGCGAAGTTGACTCCTCATTGAAAATATTCAACGATATAGGCGTCCACGGTAAGCCTATCATTATTGCTTTGAACAAGATAGACCTAATCAACGTAAACGGGGTTGAAGAGCTAGTTAGAGAGCTGTCTAAATCGGCGGTGAATGCGACCAGGATTGTTCCTATCTCGGCCGAGAAAAGAATCAACTTGGACGCTCTTAAGCGCGAGATAGTGGGTGTCTTTAAAGGTACGTGA
- a CDS encoding aldo/keto reductase: MEYVELGWSDLKISRVGLGTWQFSETWGLVDYEKAKAVVAKAIELGINFFDTAMVYGRGMSETFLGKALKELGAKRDDVVIATKIPGEFLQPEDVFKAVDRSLKRLEVSYIDLLQIHHPPTHHNFPTSKYAKALERLVVQGVVRYLGVSNYPLALIEDLRSSLSVTDIVSMQYRFNLVERWSEEELIPYAEANDLTFIPWSPLAKGALSGKYNSENIKQFTDLRKNEPVFYEENFVKVMPLVNLLIEIGKKYGKTPSQVALNWLINYSPVIVPIPGAKTPEQVAENAGAVGWKLSYEDWRTIDELSRSIKITYVTW, encoded by the coding sequence ATGGAGTACGTGGAACTCGGCTGGAGCGACCTTAAAATATCCAGGGTAGGCCTCGGCACGTGGCAGTTCAGCGAGACCTGGGGGCTCGTCGACTACGAGAAAGCAAAAGCGGTAGTAGCTAAGGCTATAGAGCTTGGCATAAACTTCTTCGACACGGCCATGGTATACGGGAGAGGCATGAGCGAGACGTTCCTAGGCAAGGCCCTTAAAGAACTTGGCGCTAAGAGGGACGACGTGGTGATAGCGACAAAAATTCCTGGAGAGTTTTTACAACCTGAAGACGTGTTTAAGGCTGTGGACAGGTCGCTTAAGAGACTAGAAGTCTCATACATCGACTTACTCCAGATACACCACCCGCCTACCCACCACAACTTCCCGACCTCAAAGTACGCTAAGGCCCTCGAGAGGCTCGTGGTACAGGGGGTTGTAAGGTACCTCGGTGTCAGCAACTACCCGTTAGCACTGATAGAGGACCTCAGGTCTAGCTTGTCGGTAACGGACATCGTGAGCATGCAGTATAGGTTCAACCTCGTCGAGAGGTGGTCCGAGGAGGAGCTGATACCCTACGCCGAGGCAAACGACCTGACATTCATCCCCTGGAGCCCGCTCGCTAAAGGCGCGCTCTCGGGCAAGTACAACTCGGAGAACATCAAGCAGTTCACAGACTTGAGGAAGAACGAGCCGGTCTTCTACGAGGAGAACTTCGTGAAGGTAATGCCTCTTGTCAACCTCTTAATCGAAATAGGTAAGAAGTACGGTAAAACACCATCCCAGGTAGCCCTGAACTGGTTGATCAACTACAGTCCGGTTATCGTGCCAATACCAGGCGCTAAGACCCCTGAACAGGTCGCAGAGAACGCGGGGGCTGTTGGCTGGAAGCTCAGTTACGAGGACTGGAGGACCATCGACGAGTTGAGTAGGAGTATAAAGATCACCTACGTGACCTGGTAG
- a CDS encoding DNA cytosine methyltransferase, whose protein sequence is MRHKVEFVDLFSGAGGFAWGFYETGLYKPVLAVDNFKPAALTYKANIPDPVVLVEDIKDVDYPTLKNVLGDLEVPLVIGSPPCEPFTGANPRRERDPINRLYVDPQGQLTLHFIRIVGLLKPRVFIMENVPAIMEGGLREALTREFKRIGYHKLYFNVLNAEDYSNPSRRRRVFISNVEIKPPKSNEKVRVIDALRGMPPPGSSLPNHDPPPELSWRKLKKVAKLKHGKALIYFQGAVGEIPNLIRLDPYEIAPTVLGSSRFIHPFENRLLTVREQARLMGFPDHFVFYGGRDEQYNQVGEAVPIPLSRAIALFVYDILREL, encoded by the coding sequence TTGAGACATAAAGTAGAATTCGTCGACCTATTCTCTGGGGCGGGAGGGTTCGCCTGGGGCTTCTACGAGACGGGGCTCTACAAACCAGTTCTAGCAGTAGACAACTTCAAGCCCGCAGCCCTAACTTACAAGGCTAACATACCGGACCCTGTGGTCCTAGTAGAGGACATCAAAGACGTAGACTACCCAACGCTGAAAAACGTGCTCGGGGATCTGGAAGTCCCCCTCGTCATTGGTAGCCCGCCATGTGAGCCATTCACTGGTGCCAACCCGAGGAGGGAGAGAGACCCGATTAACCGACTGTACGTCGACCCCCAGGGACAACTAACTCTACATTTCATAAGGATTGTCGGGTTGTTGAAGCCGAGAGTCTTCATAATGGAGAACGTGCCTGCGATAATGGAGGGCGGTCTGAGAGAGGCCTTAACTCGCGAGTTTAAGCGTATTGGTTATCACAAGTTATATTTCAATGTACTGAACGCCGAGGACTACTCTAACCCGAGTAGGAGGCGGAGGGTCTTCATATCGAACGTCGAGATAAAACCCCCGAAGTCGAACGAAAAGGTGAGAGTTATAGACGCGCTGAGAGGGATGCCGCCGCCCGGAAGTTCTCTCCCAAACCACGACCCGCCCCCTGAGCTGAGCTGGAGGAAACTTAAAAAAGTGGCGAAACTGAAGCACGGTAAGGCCCTCATCTACTTTCAGGGCGCTGTGGGAGAGATTCCCAACTTAATCAGGCTCGACCCCTACGAGATCGCCCCGACGGTTCTCGGCTCTTCTCGCTTCATACACCCCTTCGAGAACAGGCTGTTGACCGTAAGAGAGCAGGCGAGGCTTATGGGGTTTCCAGACCACTTCGTCTTCTACGGGGGTAGAGACGAGCAGTACAACCAGGTAGGCGAGGCCGTACCAATCCCGTTATCCAGGGCGATCGCCCTGTTCGTCTATGACATACTCCGGGAGCTATAA